The DNA window TCCATGAAAATCTCCAAAGCATCAggactgagaggaaaaaatccctCCCTGAGGTTCCCCTTCTGTGGGGTCCCCACTTTGGTGTCCCAGGGCTTCCCCCTATGCAGGCTCATCCCTTCTCCGGGCTgccccttctccaggctcccctCCCTCCCGGCTCTCGGGGTCCCCCCTCTCCAGGCCCCCATTTCAGGCTCCGGgactcccggggctccccccttttcgctgctcccctccccctgccggTACCGGGCATCTCAGGTCAGCTTTGGAGTCCTGCAAGATCCAAACATCGctctgcccggcccggccccagaaaaaggaacaggggTCCCCAAAGATACTTGGAGTGAGCTCCAAATATCCCTTCCCCTTCAAACAAATCCTGCCAGGACGGCCCAAGACATTCGGGGCGAGGTTCCCGTCCCCGGTGAGCTGCGGGATGCGGGGCCCGATGCTCCCGGCGCGAaggggctgcagatccagagagcgATGGACGCACGTGGggcctcctctgctgctcctcttgcagttcctgctcctcctctacccctcctcttcctcccgctcctcctcctccttcccctccctcctccatctCTCGGCTGCTGGCGAGGAGCTCTGGGgtgagcggagcggggccgggaggcgGTGGGAAAGCGCTGGGAGAGGGGGAtgaggggagctgggacagggggagaggGGTTCTCAAGGAGGGGCTGCCAGTTAAGCCCAGGAGCCCCAAATGCCCTCCGtgtcctggcagcccctggcggcgctgtgggggccgggccgtgccccagtgccggctcagggggtgctccaggctgacgtgctccacctggcagctggagctgagcccgcattgccgggggcggtttccagcagcaccaggagctgctggctccagtccccgctggggagcacggcagtggccagcacgtggcccgagagctgctgctggccctgggagcagctcagctggatgtgggcaggggagaaatccatcagggagcagagcaggcggccggggccgggctgggagctcgagggcaccagcgagatggacacgctgggatgggcagggtgCTTGGGGACTCCCCCAATGCGGATCTTCCTCCCCACAAGCCGCAGGGAATCGCTCCAGGGATCGAATGCTGCAGAACAGGGAACCAcatttctttcatcccaagcccacctttccctctcctctctccgCCTTTCTCATCCTTCCCCAATCCATTGACCCCTCTCAATGCAATTTGGGTttcccagcaccttcccccaCGCTTTGGGGGTTTCAGCCCTCTCTTTTTCCTACTCTTCTTCCACATCCCTTCCCAATCGTCCCTCCAATCTCTAACCCCCTCCCCCGTGcttggatttgggggttccaaGACCCCCTGCTCAGTCTGTGGGTCCCATCCCCCCTTTCACTCAATTTGGGGAGATCctatcagatttttttctgggaggaaTCCCTGAGttacaggatttttggggtgtagGTTTGaagggggacagctctgtctggcATTTCTTTAACCCATGGTCTGCTGGTGAAGCACAAAAacgtttcccattcccatcctttcctcaTTTGGACTGGTTCATGAGCtgctttcttgtttcctttggtATCTGTTCTCATCTATTTGTCAACAGCAGTTTGAATCATTTACTTTTCCACAAATTCTGCCTCCTTCTGCTAATAGATAatgtgatcccatcccatggtgaaatgttgtgttcctcatctgaGTGGATTGGCTGGGaggaaggtcaggagctggagctgtctggttggttattatttcaatgGCATCCTGTAATCTGATTATCCCATTGAAATGATAAATGGTTTCTCTGGTATCTGATATCAATTTGTTTGGGTTCCAGGGTCTGGTCCATAgtgttgcaggatttgttctggtggccattcatcttttccccatttttgggtgctccctccagccagggctgcatcagttgtcagcttttctctcattaaatcatcacatacttggattcccaactgatttccctgaacttgtggtagcaaaTAAACCCCAGTGGTCTGATACACCCTATATAACATAGACAGTGACAGCACAtgttggagtggggacagggatgattcTCCCCACTTGttttagtgaagttttcacGACGTAgcctattttctgttttcctttgcaccTCAACCAGtttctgctgcagagtcagatatcctcacaatgggctgtgcctttagctgtgcaaattccatctgtgcaagcaggcagagcttgggctgaggggcagagagaatCAGACaaattcctcctgcaggcaggaagcccctgggccaTTGTGCAGGCTTTGGGGCAtcagtgttaatttgcatttctaaagctcctctcctggctgcctggaacaaagcttctcttcccCAGAGGCCATGGGATGACTCACATTTGGCCACTccaaaagtgacatttttgaagaaaaaaatactatagTATCTCTTTACAAGTTAAGGGTGTCACCTTTAAagcttttagtttttaaaactgaggCATAAAGGTGAACATTCAAAAATGCATACCAAAATTTTGCCATCGTAACAGCCACGCAcacacattcccaaaaaaatccaaagcaatcaagattttttctacttcttgcCCTAAGTCTAAAAACTGATTCTCCCAACCCTGGCCCAGCACTACCAGTCTGAGTAACAATATAGAAGTAGgattattaaagaaaagcataatAATGGTGTAGTCTTGTCACCAAAACTGCGAGATGAATAAAAACTCTCCAACAGTATAAAATCAAGGCATGACTTGAGTCTGGCCAGAATGTGCAACAGAAATCATTAACTCCTCATTttggctgggtgtgcagagaaaatcattccaagaCATGTGAATTTAATAGATGTTTCCTAAACTTTATACAGTCTGAACCCATAGAAATCCCttggtttaatgttcattggtttgaaggtgtggagttgttaggatttggtttcctgttgctcccggatttctgtgcctgtgatgtgaattaggtgggcactcctggatttcctgctcagccttttccagaccaggtgtctccagctgtgcctggggcagtgtctggggtggttgttggttgatgtttgctgctgggtgttgatgttttgttgatggtcgtTATCTTGGGGGGGAATCTTTTgggctattcccagtctgttgagatgttaaTTTCATCTCTATTGAGTGGTGGAAtatcccttaaaaaaaaccctttaaaattcctttccccaaggcaaaggcaaacctAGTGTTAccagagaaataagattttaagctattttaaagttggtctattttggcagcagctaatcccaggcagggcagagtgtgagtggaattgagaggcagagtggaattgtcccagtgccttccccagcagctgtggcgagggcaggcacagaaagggctgaagctgcaagagtgagagcaaggattgtcccgcagtggctggagatggcaaaggagggtggccaggccgaggatttgagcagaggatctgtgggcaggcccaggggcttcccccgctggggagccctggctgctgctgcgttgccttcagtgcaggctcagggctggcctgtttaatattcccttccaattcagatttctgagtctgcaagagccatggctggggcatcaataatttttttttttcattttcttaagatttgttctctttcttatgTCCACTCCATACCATTGAGACTATCTAGGGCTAAAGAAGTGGCAAAATGTGTTGTCTGCAAAAGAGAATCCTCAATCCAGCTCCTACAATTCGCTGTTAATCCTAAGAATTGCTGCAGGTACTTTTTTGTCCAGGGAAAcattatttctgagattccctGAATCCTGTCAGGGTCAATACAAGACAAAGCTTCAGTTAAAATAGGTCTCAAATATTTAACTATTTTCTCCactgtttgcattttttcccagGTACTCTAGGCTGcttttttgcctgaaaatgaagccatttcacagaggcttcctctacctcttctccttgtcctcctgactggatcaagtcatccacatcctgcattaagccagtccctgggggtgaggtcaattcctttgatatttcctgcaaggcttgccccagtcaggccggtgcttccgtgcatccctgcagaaggaccgtccatgtcttgagcattttcccttctacctcttgttgccagcccaaggcagaattcagtttgcatcctctgggagtgggcagatccccagaaagcatcttttgcatcaagttctgaatggcagcagtgtgaggagggcacctggttgaggatggtgtaaggatctgagagtgtggggtgcctcggtttcatcatctcatttcttcttcttgggtcctgcagcattctgtggattccattggatttcttgtttggcaggataggagcattctagggagccatccctggctccccaagccgtgccttgagcaggactcccagacaggctgtgagcccttccttccctcccttggaacaggggattgcttttcgacacctcttgtcctggttgcttgagggaaatttggagaggctccatatctaattttgccaatttccctggggctgcccacacttgtgggttcacttcagccgtggctctgccagacatttgacacagaggtacaacagaaccagcctctgtatCACCTTTTGCAACATTAATTTGCATTGCCCatttagccatcaaatcccttcccagtaaattacaatcacaattgtgagcaagtaaaaattcctgcatttcaaaccCATCCCCCACATCTCCTAATAgtggctgaataaaacacacCCACTCATCCTTCCCACTTAGTgccttaattattaaaatactcCCTAGCTCCTTTATGTGTAAGATTCcgagtggatggagaggcccctgtgtccatcaggaaaggtctcctctggatccagagccaccctggatgttcccaagggctgcagtgtggtgggtccctggtggaatgggagctgtgagagcgctaagaatccgtgtccatcaagggctggacttgctggtgctgagggtgctcctgtctgtgcttgcagtgtccttgtgccctgcagctggaaggctgattccttgccaggggctgtttgggtgggctgtcccctggccaggagggcaatgcctgtgccaggtgcttgtggccgagggtgtcccctgggtgctggggcccccttgggccctgggcttgatccctcaggggctgtaggaactgtgccatggcctttgccttcagcttggccttttgctcatcccttgctgcattcagctgctgagcctttgggagcaagtgctgcaggggcttcttgtggccctgctgcagcccccctcagtgcctgtgggtgctcatcgtgtggcagctgctgagctttctgcaaaatccttcctttctgcagggaccccagcacaaaatgcttaaaagatgatctggatccttgcaggtctaatccccatttctgagctgttccttcctggtgctggctgtgctgaggctcccctccccagcccgtatcccagagccggtccctgtcctgccgcagtgtccaaaggcggcccccccggcgggcagggccggcagctccacggggccgggcagcggccggggcgtcccgcagcctcctgggggccgggggccactgccggccctgcccggggggtgctggggtcaggcagcgcccggcgctgagccccggctgccccacagccccggcccggccccacagctccccacaggcccccagcccgtgctcccggtgccgcagctctgcgcccgctcctgccgctcccagctcagagaaaccccctgaaatcctcacctccttcttttcctgtcctggaaaactgggatacaaaggATCTGAGTCAGCTGGGTAATTCTGAGGATAAGACTcttctgaaaaacatcccaatcctcagtggttttctcttcctcttcttttccatcatcctttttcttaccccatagattcctcctgctgcttcttgccttaagcacattcctgcacactccccttcagccagtcccttcccagcacaccaacaccatccatcccctgttgtctaaatcccttctggCCTTCCCTTATTGCCCCCCTGGGTGTCCATGTccttaattccctctgggagaatgtgcaaaCAACCTCCACATGCTCCAAGGGAcccttgagagatattttgggatcctCATCCCTTTGGCTGGGACCCCATTctggctttcccttttgtcccctccctgggtgccctgccatgtttactccccgaagatcccactgtagtcactgctgagattttcaggGCTCTCTCCCTGCTGACTCTTGAGAGCCCCCCTGATCCGTccctcgtctgtctcctgctcactCTCGGGTACCCAATCAatccccggtgccgccgccagcCGAGGGAGCCGATCCCCCAAACTGGGTgaggcaccttcagctgcactcagtGCCCGCCGGCCCGGACGGTGGAAGGAATTGCGGAGGAGCCCCAAGGTGTGTGGAAAGATTGACATCCCCAGAGGTTTCTGTCCACAAggaagacagaggagtcctgtaaaagtaatttcattcataaaaaAGGGTGAGGCCATGAGACATTTCTAATGAGATTTCTCCAGTTGTTGGAGGACACCGCCTCCTTTTCATCCTAATTTTCTTGGtcacatctccctctccctttccccattggctgaagtactggagaggtacagacttcccagtGCACCTCCTACATACCCCCTTAATATGCACCCCACTTTTGTATAGCTAACGATATTGATGGCAGTGTTAAGTCTttgttgttcttctggaagttgatGAATTTATCAGGaccttggctgagcagcagtctgtgtcatcaattaataacattttgtgcagctgatggcTCCTCCTGTCACTTCCTTATGTCCACGTCCCTGGCCCTATGTGCAATGAGGTTGACGGGATCAGTTTGTAAAGagcctttgttgttgttcctttgctggggttcccccgttttggggccatcccccctggagcagggtgtccccccttggtgcaggcgcagggctcaggcagggctgaggcaatcagagcgcgcggcgctgatgactcatcagtgtccaggcagagccgcagctgccagcgttccccagctggagcccagctgcgcccctcccccccgggccttggcgccccccttgaggggaatttggggaggtgggaggggggagcgccaaggccgggcccccccgcgttgtggtggcgggagcggctgcagtggggagcgagtgcgggcggaagcggccgagagcccagcgctgccccaggccgagctggcccagctccatccgtgcccctgcggtgggatgctgtgggactgggggggaagagggaggcggcagtgggtgctgggcctgggggcaggaggggaggggaaggagaagcagggctgAAGAACAAAATGGTGAAAGGATGCACGTGGGAGGAGAAGATGGGATTGTGCAGGAGGAGAAAGAGTAGGAGGAAGTGGAGTGTGAGGAAGAGTAGggccacaggaggaggaggaacagggagCAGCACAAGGTTCCTCCCTCCCTGTATGTGCAGTCCCAGGAGTGTTGCCCTGGAGGTGGCTGTGGAGGGGATCCACGATTTTGatggggctgaatcttggtgtttctgaactttattgggctaaatgttggtgctttgtttttttgcagGGGCTGAATCTTTCTATTCTGGATAGGTTTTGCCTGAATTTGGTGTTTGGGTAGTTTTTCATCATTGTTTTGATGTctgggctgaatcttggtgctTTGCTTTGTTACAGACACAAGATGCCCAATGAAtttctgagatgaacttgggcaTGGAGGAACCCTCAGCCCGAGGCgctctcttctccttttcctcctaaCCAGGAATTTTCCTTCTCAAACTGTTTAGatggaaaaagaggagaaaaagcccTCGAGATTCCACACAAGGAGGGTCTGTAAAcgcagcccagggagctgcgaggaggaaagatccccccagtgccaggaacatggccagagatccagccagagctcagagctgggggagaagccccacaagtgcttggaatgtgggaagggcttcagaaagagctcccacctgatccagcaccagaggatccacactggggaaaagccctacgagtgtggggaatgtgggaagagcttcagccacagctccagcctgaggaatcaccagatgatccacactggggaacggccctatgagtgtggaaAATGTGGAAAGAGCTTCGGAAGCATCTCTAACCTGATGAGACACCAAGTGATCCACACgggggaacggccctacacctgcttggaatgtgggaagagctttgggtggagctctgacctgagaaaacaccagcccatccacactggggagaggccctatgagtgtcccgagtgtgggaagaggtttcggaCCAGCTCCAGTGTCCTCctacatgagcggattcacacagaggagaggcccttccgctgccctgactgtgggaaGGGCTTTAAGCACAACGCTCACCTCACCctccaccagcgcatccacactggggagaggccctacgagtgtccccagtgtgggaagagcttctccaggagctctaaCTTGTCccgacaccaacggaggcaccagtaagggaagccctgcgagtgccccgagtacgggaagagcttcgtgcgctgctccagctccatcccccatgggaggatcggcgttggatgatccccagtgacccccgttgggcggagccctggtgatccgtggtcctggtgatccgtgttgggaagacacctggctgggaggctccacatcttcctggctccctgtgggcacctggatgaacacaggggaatgaaaatccaaCAGGATACAGAATGACAATGGGAATTGTTGACTTTATATCCTCAAGAACCTTTTGcttcaggagctgtgtgggcagagaaaagggggtgacaccgggcttGGGGGGCCTGGAGGGGAGCACACACGCTCTGTGGGAGTGAGGACACCACCCCCGGGAtcccccctcaccttcctgcacaggcagaagccgagccccagtgccaggaagacGAAGCCCAACACGGAGACTCCAATCCCCATCAGCATCTTGCTGTGGGCAGCGTTTGACAGCATCCCTGGAAGGTCTGCGGTggtcaggacccccaaaacttcTCACAGACACCCTAAGCCCCTCCAAGcaccctcccagtccctcccagcccacccaggaccatctgaaacctcctttggagtcactgattttaaaaaatcaggtattttagaaaaattggaGATCTTAGCTAGAGATAGGCCTTGCTGGAAGTAGTCAGAGTTAATGATTGAGTgaaaagcaggatttgagataatgaatcttagacttaggtaaaaaattacttgtcactgtatgtttgttcagctgtgcttataatgagagaagagaaactgataaacagattcaggaagatcacagaccttacatctggaaacccatttaaacgtcacaagggaggaaactggagttgtaccaaatgtcatttgtaatgtcaaccattgtaaaggtagaaaggtgagagtgaggaagagcggttttccttcatctcttgatgacccctcctcaccaaaaccaccccctcctcaaattaggGAACCCATCACGTAGGCAGAATGACTTTTTAAACTCATTACTGTGaattttaatccaaagtggGGAATGGGAGGTGTTAGAA is part of the Poecile atricapillus isolate bPoeAtr1 chromosome 26, bPoeAtr1.hap1, whole genome shotgun sequence genome and encodes:
- the LOC131588460 gene encoding zinc finger protein 239-like → MEKEEKKPSRFHTRRVCKRSPGSCEEERSPQCQEHGQRSSQSSELGEKPHKCLECGKGFRKSSHLIQHQRIHTGEKPYECGECGKSFSHSSSLRNHQMIHTGERPYECGKCGKSFGSISNLMRHQVIHTGERPYTCLECGKSFGWSSDLRKHQPIHTGERPYECPECGKRFRTSSSVLLHERIHTEERPFRCPDCGKGFKHNAHLTLHQRIHTGERPYECPQCGKSFSRSSNLSRHQRRHQ